In Megalobrama amblycephala isolate DHTTF-2021 linkage group LG9, ASM1881202v1, whole genome shotgun sequence, the sequence ATTCTCGAGAATGAAAGacttcttaaaggattagttcacttcagaattaaaatgtcctgataatttactctcctccatgtcatccaagatgttcatgtctttctttcttcagttgaaaagaaattaggaaaacattccaggatttttctccatatagtggacttcactggggttcaacgggttgaaggtccaaatgtcagtttcagtgcagcttcaaagagctctaaatgatcccagacgaggaataagagtctcatctagagaaaccatcggacattttctaaaagaaataaacattatatactttttaaccacaaatgcttgtcttgcactgctctgtgatgcgccacgcatgacgtaatcatgttggaaaggcggaagtaccgcggtagggagaaaaactctcattttctcgtccaacatcgttgttttacctttttttgacttagtctttgacgttcactttgtaaacactggatcggtacttccacctacgtcacgcgtgacctttccaacatgattacgtcatgcgtggagcatcacagagcagtgcaagacgagcatttgtggttaaaatgtatataatgttttattttttttagaaaatggccaatggtttctctagattagactcttattcctcgtctgggatcatgtagagctctttgaagctgcactgaaactgacatttggaccttcaacccgttgaaccccagtgaagtccactatatggagaaaatcctggaatgttttcataatttcttttcaactgaagaaagaaagacatgaacatcttggatgacatggaggagagtaaattattttaattcagaagtgaactaaacctttaactgCTGATTTAACTTATAAAAACTGTGGAAGTATTGTTTTAAgttgaaatgttatgtttaaatatgcaaatgaggcagtAATTACatgcactaatttgcatacatttccagaacagGAATCTGAACATTGGATGAAGACAGGTTCATTTTCACTTTGACACAGAAAGGATTTTGGATTTCTCtgtttatcactccataaatctgTTTTTAGGagtaaaatgtcatgtgatgTCATATGAacaaaccttcagaatatagatatgaataaaactgtAAGGTTTGGTGTGTGTGaagctgctgaagtggagatttctgactcaaACTCAGTTTCTTTACAGATGAgtgtaataaaacaaacacttaaatgtgtattttagatGTTTTCTGTCCACTAGTCTGAAACAAAACATGTGCATGAAAAAACAACAGTTTTACATGTAGTGTCTCGCCTTTAGAATGAAGTTAGGAATATTTTGTGTgaataaattttcatttttgggtgaactatccctttaagattgtTAAAACTTGAGAATTTGAATTCCTGAaaaggatgtttttaaaaacttaaTAATATCCAGCTTAAATTCTCATAAATTTCATTAATGAATTTATTGGGTTGTATACAGTTACTAAAGACTGTATCTTTTCATATGACACACATCATAAGaatatgtatttaatgttacatctgatgtaatatttattgtgcagtATTTTCAGCATATGAATGAAAATACAGTACTAGTAACTAAAGTGGATTTATGTTGCGACTTtgataacaaaaatatgttttaagaacGTTTATTTAATGTTCCCATTACGTTATAAGTGTAAACGAacgttctattaatgttactggaagaacgttgaGAGAACCTTGTGAGAGCTGGGAGGGTCAAGATGTCAATCAAAGTTCAAAATCAATACagtcattaatatgcaaatgagaAGGTTTACATATGTAAAATCAGTGTGATGATGTCAGCTGCGCGCACTCACCTGGTCGTGGAAATACGGGGATGACGCGGCCAGCACACACCTGTGCGCGCGGAACACCTGACCCTGCACCTGTATGGACAGGTCACACAGCTGACCCTCCTCGCGCTGCCGGTTGAGATTCTCCAGAACCGACGCGCGCACGCTGGGGAAACACACCTGCAGGACCGGGCCGGGTGGCGCGCTGGCGCGGCCGAGGATCTGTTCCATCCTGCGGGGAGAAAAACACCCGCGACCGCGGAAGAAGACGAGAGTTCCTTAACTGAGAGCAGCAGCAGAACCGCTCCGGTACTGACATAAACACGCGTTTCTCCGGTTATATTCGGCTTCAGGCCCGCAGACTAGATCATAATCTAATCAGAGCGCGATTGGATGATCATGTGTGTTTACATCAAACATCTGCTCGTCTAAATCACCGTCTGTATATGTAGATTATGATCCTGATCAATGCAAACAAAATATGAATGTTTATAATCTCACCTGCGTTCACTGTGATGGAGCTCTGCTGCGGAAGAAAGAGACACGCCCCCTTCCCGAAGACACGCCCCTCCTAAAAAACACAGTACTTATTTATATGTTCTTCATATATGTGCGACAAAATACACTAGTGTCTCGCgttaatgaaatcaaaatggctGAATATGtttatagaatagaatagaatcaGGTGCATGCCTCTGTGAGCCAATCCTGCTGCAAAAGAGGTCGggttcatgaatattaattacgtTACGCGACTTGGATCTCGTGCGTGgctattaatattcatgagcggAGCAGTACTGCAGTCCGACTGAAGTTTACAAACCTCTAATAAAAAaggtttgtaaaaaaaaaaattaaataaataagagaCGATCACAACCCTGATAAaccataaataaattattaatataacgtCAGTTAGATATAGATCTCTCTGAATAATTATTAGAGCGTATTTTAACGTAAATATAtgctttaaaatcatttttggaTGTGGTATAAAATGGTTTGAAGGGGAAAAACTCAATTTATTGTAGTTAATAATCATCACTTTAATGTAAATAATCGCGTTTGAGTTCGGTTCTGAAGGGGCTGACGTCGTGACGTCACCGCGGGTTCGGATGGGCTGCGCGCGCGGCCCGGGATTTTTACCGCAATGCATCAGTCCGAGCGTCAGAACTCCGCGAACGCGTGAACGAGCCGCTCAGAATGGCGCTTAAACTCGACCAGGATCAGAAACATCAGTCTGATGCGTGAGGATTATCAGATTCGCTGAAGTTCTGCGCGATTACAGTGAGTGATGCAGATATATTAATACATGAATATGCATGCGTGCATGTTTCCTTCAGATGCTGTAAACGCTGACCTCAGGTCTGTGTTTGTTGTGCATCATACAGAGCTCCAGAACATGAAGACCCGTCAGTGAGCGacagaagagtgtgtgtgtgtgtgtgtgtgtgagcatcaTGGACGAGTGTGTGAGACGCCTGCTGCTCCTGTGTGTGTTCTGCGCGCTCTCAGGTGAGTCTGGTcatttaaatcacatttttaatttttaatcacATTATTCTTTATCAGGGAGTGCTATGTAGAGGAAAAATACATCTGTAAGGATTAAACTCgcataaatttgattaaaaggacaaagaaaaatattaaaatgaataaatatttgatGAATGATGAATAAATCACTTGcacaggggtgtcaaactcattttaggtTGAGGGCCTGATTGGAAAAAAATAGCCATGTGCGGGccgaattaataaaataataataaaacttagtttttgcatagtttttttttagatagttgcattaatattaaccatataaacaaCAAGAAAACTATTACACTGCTCATTAAATCTGCATTTGATTTCACAGCGAAaactattacatttttatatgctTTATTATGAGTGATGCACCTATTTTGATTCTTCATGGCAGATTCTGATACTGTTTGcagattttttgttgtttatttgttcaaaaatatgTGTACTCTTTGATATTAGAGGCAAACGCTGCATTTTTATCAGATGTCGTGCACATgagcatttgtttttaatttaaataattgtttaatttcaagattaacagcaTGGACTGAATTTAGCTTGCACAAGCACCATCAGCAGATGGACTGAATGACATGCAGAttcagtatttatattattcttcctatatttcgtGATCACTGAGCTTGTGCATACAGTATTTCCTGTCTGTTCTCCTCTTTGTGTCCGTACTTCCTGTTTACAGACATCGTaaatatttccacacaaatgaaattattacaaagcagttcatttgcaaaaataaaactaaaaccgTTTGGATTTATGACCAGTGCGCTACTGCGtctctatttattttttttattatagttcacATCATGTGTGTATCTTCATTCACATGTGCCACAGATAGGACGTCTTTTGCAGTCTTTAGAGAGATGCCCTTTTCATCCAGAACAGATGTGGTTCTCACGAATGAAAGCGCTTTTGTCATCCATGCGCTTTTCTGCAATGAAGGAACGTTTATCCACACAATGTGCTTCACTCTTACAGACAGAACATGATGATGTCATCTCCAACCCTTAACTTTTGGGAAATTCTTTGACATTCAACACTTGTTTACAGATTTCATAGAACAGAGCTCAACACATCCTTCAAGCATCGACGCCGTCGGAGGACGCTGACGGAAACTCATCCTGATAATGTGAAACAATTCTGGGAATGACCGTCTTCACCACAGTCATTCATCACTTTAAGACAGATTTTGATGTTATTAACGTCTTTCTGTGGCCCTTTATGAGAAACATTCAGACAGAACCTCCTTTGatccaatcagaatccatttcATCCTGACAGAGtcttaattttgacagcaagaAAATTAAGGAATTCATCTTCAACGATAACTTTGCCGTCAACAGTTTTATTTATCTCAGGTTTCAGACGCAGCGTCCGccacaaataaataatacttgatgtacaaaaaaaaaaccatttgattaaaataaataaataaaacatctaaaaaaaataaaaaaaactagataaatgaaacaactgaaataaattagattattattttaaacatgattaaaaaattaaataaaaaattattgaaataaattaatcaattagATTAAAATCAATACATGCATAAAATCTgatgaaaaaaattaagtacatttgatttaaaatgtgatttaaatacatttttagataaataaataattaacagatctgattcaaataaatacatacataaaattaatgtaaataagtaaataaacaaaaacatttgattaaaataaataagtaaaatagaaatttatttaaataaatttgactgcaataaatgtattaaaattgtTGAATAGGAAAACTaagaaaatgaattaatttaaatacatttgattaaaataaatgcaaataaatgaatttaaataaataataatgtaataaattagattttaaaaatggttaaaataaacagtatttgataactaaaacttaaagtaaataaatgtgaaatgactgaaataaattaataaattagatTCAAatgaatatatacataaaattgGATGTAAATATTaagcaaataacatttgaataaaataaatctgattaaaataaatgcataaaattagatcaataaacaaaaaacatttaattaaaataaatacgtaaaatagaaatacattttaataaataataaataaatttgatttaaaaaaatgattagaataaacaatatttgatgtaaataaaacatttgattaaaataaattttatttaaaatttgataaattaataaatctgattaaaataaacacataaaattagatgtaaataaacaaaaacatttgatttaaataagtaaaatagaaatttatttaaataaatttgactacaataaatttattaaaattgttgAATAGGAAAACTaagaaaatgaattaatttaaatacatttgattaaaataaatgcaaataaataaattaaaataataatgtaataaattagattttaaaaatggttaaaataaacagtatctgataactaaaacttaaagtaaataaatgtgaaatgactgaaataaattaataaattagatTCAAatgaatatatacataaaattggatgtaaataaatattaagctaataacatttgaataaaataaatctgattaaaataaatgcataaaattaGATGTAAAAAGgtcaataaaaaacatttaattaaaataaatacgtaaaatagaaatgcattttaataaataataaataaatttgattttaaaaaaatgattaaaataaacaatatttgatgtatataaaacatttgattaaaataaattttatttaaaatttgataaattaataaatctgattaaaataaacacatataAAATTAGATGTAAATAGACAAAaacatttgatttaaataagtaaaatacaagtttatttaaataaatttgactacaataaatttattaaaatggttgaatagaatttaatttaaataaataatatgtcTAACAGTACAGTAGAAAAGAAAGCAATGAAGTAACATAACATGACAACATGAGGCTGCTCTGACTGTGAGGATGATGATCATTGGTCTCTGAGGATCATGTGATCTTGTTTCTGCAGTGTCGGTGTGCCGCGGTGCGTGTGCGGAGGTCGACTCGGACACGGAGGCCGTCGCCGGCCGGAGCTTCAAGCTGGGATGCATTTCCTGTAAGATGCGCGGAGAGGTGGAGGCCACGGCGACCATCGACTGGCTCTTCAAGGCGCGAGGAGATGACGACTTCATTCACGTGAGTGTCGTCCGATGGAGACGCTTGATCACGTGATGATGAAAGACGCTCTCCAGCTCCACAAAACTGCAGATCATAtgatataaatgaaatattttccaACTAATATTGCAAACCCGTATTCAAACGAGGTCGCTGCAGGTTTGGGTGTGTTTGTGATGTAATGTAGAGACTGCAGCTGATTTTGAAGCTTGAAGTCAAACGACGTGATCTTTTTCCTGTCTCTGATGGTTTGGTGTCTCGGGACAGATTTATAGTTATGACGGACAGGTGTCCAACATCGTCGACGAGCGCTTTCAGGATCGGGTGGAGTGGCACGGCAGCAGGAAAACCTTCGACATTCAGGACGCGTCTGTGGACATCCTGAACGTCACCTTCAACGACTCGGGCGTCTACCGCTGCATCTTCAACCGCATCCTGAGCTACGAGCACTACGAGTTCTCCACCATCGAACAGAAGGAGGTGTTCCTCACTGTGGTGGCCAAAGGTAAAGCGTGAACGTGCGTCTCAGTGCTTTCGCCGTGGGTATCGGGAGCTGTTGAGGTTTCCACCTGGAACGCATGACTTCTGTCATTGATTTTCTGGTGaaagaaatacataaatgaagaagaaaaacaatatgaaaTATTCCTCTTTAAATACAATCAGCTGCAGTTGCATGACCTGGTTTATAACCACTGAATCTGCACACGAAGCCGCATTGAGATCCTCCTGTCTTGGGATTTGAGCTAATTAGGGCCTTAAAAAAAGAGGATGCAAAAAGAACAGTTTGTTAATAATTGGAACCTGAAAGGATAttgagatatctttaatactctttgagttacaggcatgcaaactttggaaaaaaGACTATTTTGTCCCTACTTTCTATGCAATTGTTTTACAGAGGGAAACAAGTCACATTTTTTTGTGACACACTTTCAGATATTCGTCTTTAAAAGAGAAAAGTATCAGTTGCATGCAAAGTGACCTACATTTTGtgtttgaccactgaaaatgagTCGGATTTAACAATTTACTCCTGGAGCCACATTGAGATCCTCATATCTCTGGGAATTAAGCATATAGAGCCT encodes:
- the scn1bb gene encoding sodium channel, voltage-gated, type I, beta b yields the protein MDECVRRLLLLCVFCALSVSVCRGACAEVDSDTEAVAGRSFKLGCISCKMRGEVEATATIDWLFKARGDDDFIHIYSYDGQVSNIVDERFQDRVEWHGSRKTFDIQDASVDILNVTFNDSGVYRCIFNRILSYEHYEFSTIEQKEVFLTVVAKATRGTASIVSEVMMYVSIIGLQLWLLVEMIYCYRKIAAAGEEALRASAAEYLAIASEGKDNCGGVQVAE